A region from the Clostridium beijerinckii genome encodes:
- the scfB gene encoding thioether cross-link-forming SCIFF peptide maturase, whose product MALIHKFKQGENFFVLDVNTGAVHVVDELVYDILDDNNLRTKKEIVEDLKGKYEEEELSEAYDEIQELAEEGILYSGDQYEEIAHSSMDDRDYIKAICLNVIHGCNLRCKYCFADEGEYHGHGGVMSLETAQKAIDYVIKRSGPRKNIEIDLFGGEPTLIMDTIKEIVQYARDNEEKWKKKIRFTMTTNATLLTPDMMDYMDKEMGNIILSLDGRKEVNDNVRIKIDKSGSYDDIVPNIKEMIKRRTKGKTYYVRGTFTRGNIDFYEDVMAMVNEGFKELSIEPVVLESGHPLSLREEDIDTIFDNYDKLYEEMVKRKREGNEEFKFYHFNIDLDGGPCVYKRISGCGAGFEYVAITPQGDVYPCHQFVGKEEFKLGSIYDDTYDTELAKKFKQSHIYNKPKCRDCWAKFYCSGGCQANNFNFNGDMNIPYEIGCKMQKKRIECAIALKCDEN is encoded by the coding sequence TTGGCTTTAATACATAAATTTAAGCAAGGTGAAAACTTTTTTGTTTTAGATGTAAATACAGGAGCAGTTCATGTTGTAGATGAGTTAGTCTATGATATATTAGATGATAATAATTTAAGAACTAAGAAAGAGATAGTAGAAGATTTAAAAGGAAAATATGAGGAAGAGGAACTTTCAGAAGCTTATGATGAAATTCAAGAATTAGCTGAAGAAGGGATTCTTTATTCAGGAGATCAATATGAAGAAATAGCACATAGTTCAATGGATGATAGAGATTACATAAAAGCTATTTGTTTAAATGTAATTCATGGATGCAATTTAAGATGTAAATATTGTTTTGCTGATGAAGGTGAATATCATGGACATGGCGGGGTAATGAGCCTAGAAACAGCTCAAAAAGCAATTGACTATGTTATTAAGAGAAGCGGTCCAAGAAAAAATATAGAAATTGATTTGTTCGGTGGAGAGCCAACTTTAATCATGGATACTATAAAAGAAATAGTACAATATGCTAGAGATAATGAAGAAAAGTGGAAGAAAAAAATTAGATTTACTATGACTACTAATGCCACTCTTTTAACTCCAGATATGATGGATTATATGGATAAGGAAATGGGAAATATAATTTTGTCATTAGATGGAAGAAAAGAAGTTAATGATAATGTTAGAATTAAGATAGATAAGAGCGGTTCTTATGATGATATTGTACCTAACATAAAAGAAATGATTAAAAGAAGAACTAAGGGAAAAACTTATTATGTTAGAGGAACTTTCACAAGAGGAAACATAGATTTTTATGAAGATGTAATGGCTATGGTAAATGAAGGATTTAAAGAACTATCAATAGAACCTGTTGTTTTAGAAAGCGGACATCCTCTTTCACTTAGAGAAGAAGATATTGATACAATTTTTGATAATTATGATAAGTTATATGAAGAAATGGTAAAGAGAAAAAGAGAAGGAAACGAAGAATTTAAATTCTATCATTTTAATATAGATCTTGACGGCGGACCATGTGTTTATAAGAGAATTTCAGGCTGCGGAGCTGGCTTTGAATATGTTGCAATAACTCCACAAGGAGATGTATATCCATGTCATCAATTTGTTGGAAAAGAAGAATTTAAATTAGGAAGTATTTATGATGATACTTATGATACAGAACTTGCTAAGAAATTCAAGCAATCTCATATATACAATAAACCTAAGTGCAGAGATTGTTGGGCAAAATTCTATTGCAGTGGTGGATGCCAAGCTAATAACTTTAATTTCAATGGAGATATGAATATTCCTTATGAAATTGGATGTAAAATGCAAAAGAAGAGAATTGAATGTGCAATTGCATTAA
- the scfA gene encoding six-cysteine peptide SCIFF: MKHIKTINKPNIKNSLCKPGCKECANSCQSACKTSCTVANLECEN, encoded by the coding sequence ATGAAACACATAAAAACTATAAACAAACCAAATATTAAAAATAGTTTATGTAAACCAGGATGCAAAGAGTGTGCAAACTCATGTCAATCAGCTTGTAAGACATCTTGCACAGTTGCAAACTTAGAATGCGAAAACTAA
- a CDS encoding molecular chaperone HtpG, producing MIKENGNISIDTENIFPIIKKWLYSDKDIFIREVISNACDAISKFQRLASYGEAIAMEDEQYKVVVSVNKEKKTLKFIDNGIGMTEEEVKKYITQVAFSGATDFVEKYKDKMDEGKDIIGHFGLGFYSTFMVSDKVQIDTLSYKDQAEPIKWICDEGGTEYEMALSEERTTRGTTVTLYINDESTEFLEEYKVREIIKKYCSFLPTEIYLEDENKPKEEPKYETKKNEDGTEYKELVEVEAPKPLNDTKPLWVKAPKDCTDEEYKDFYRKVFNDFNEPLFWIHLNVDYPFNLKGILYFPKLTHEFEATEGQVKLYNNQVFVADNIKEVIPEFLLLLKGTIDCPDLPLNVSRSFLQNDKEVSKISNHIVKKVADKLVDLFKNSREEFNKFWPDIQIFIKYGCLKDEKFYEKIKDIIIFKNLKGEFITLKDYLEANKEKHENKVFYANDEKQQSQYIKMFKEYDLDAVIFDCTIDDHFISFLEMHESGVKFNRIDSDISETLGSKTDENDETAKALNKEIEDVFKNALGEKVTKLSVEGLKNENTPALILVSEESRRMAQMSKMYAASGMNFPGMFDEEKTLVVNSKNAIIKKLVEVSKDDAKKDEVKFICEHILDLAKIANKELDANEMDEFIKRNNELLSKVILL from the coding sequence ATGATAAAAGAAAATGGTAATATTTCAATTGATACAGAGAACATATTTCCTATTATTAAGAAATGGCTATACTCTGATAAAGACATATTTATAAGAGAAGTTATAAGTAATGCATGCGATGCAATTAGTAAATTTCAAAGATTAGCTTCATATGGAGAAGCTATTGCAATGGAAGATGAACAATATAAGGTTGTAGTATCTGTAAATAAAGAAAAGAAGACTCTTAAGTTTATAGACAATGGTATTGGAATGACTGAAGAAGAAGTTAAAAAGTACATTACTCAAGTTGCTTTTTCAGGCGCAACAGATTTTGTAGAGAAATATAAAGATAAGATGGATGAAGGTAAGGATATAATAGGTCACTTTGGACTTGGTTTTTATTCAACATTCATGGTTTCTGATAAAGTTCAAATAGATACATTATCATATAAAGATCAAGCAGAACCAATAAAATGGATTTGTGATGAAGGTGGTACTGAATATGAAATGGCTCTTTCAGAAGAAAGAACTACTAGAGGTACAACTGTAACATTATATATTAATGATGAAAGCACCGAATTTTTAGAAGAATATAAGGTTAGAGAAATAATAAAGAAATATTGTTCATTCTTACCTACAGAAATATATTTAGAAGATGAAAATAAGCCAAAAGAAGAACCTAAATATGAAACAAAGAAAAACGAAGATGGAACTGAATATAAAGAATTAGTAGAAGTAGAAGCTCCAAAACCTTTAAATGATACAAAGCCATTATGGGTTAAAGCTCCAAAAGATTGTACAGACGAAGAATATAAAGATTTTTATAGAAAAGTATTTAATGATTTTAATGAACCATTATTTTGGATTCATTTAAACGTAGATTATCCATTTAACTTAAAAGGAATATTGTATTTCCCTAAATTAACACATGAATTTGAAGCAACAGAAGGGCAAGTAAAATTATACAATAACCAAGTATTTGTTGCAGATAACATAAAAGAAGTAATTCCAGAATTTTTATTATTATTAAAGGGTACTATAGATTGTCCCGATCTTCCTTTAAATGTATCAAGAAGTTTCCTTCAAAATGATAAGGAAGTTTCAAAGATTTCTAATCATATAGTTAAGAAGGTTGCAGATAAATTAGTTGACTTATTTAAAAATAGTAGAGAAGAATTTAATAAATTCTGGCCAGATATACAAATATTCATTAAGTATGGATGCTTAAAAGATGAAAAATTCTATGAAAAGATTAAGGATATAATCATCTTTAAAAACTTAAAAGGTGAATTTATAACATTAAAAGATTATCTTGAAGCGAATAAAGAAAAACATGAAAATAAAGTATTTTATGCTAATGATGAAAAACAACAATCTCAATATATTAAGATGTTTAAAGAATATGATTTAGATGCTGTAATATTTGATTGTACAATAGATGATCACTTTATTTCATTCTTGGAGATGCATGAAAGTGGGGTTAAATTTAATAGAATTGACTCTGATATTTCTGAAACATTAGGAAGTAAAACTGATGAAAATGATGAAACTGCAAAAGCATTAAATAAAGAAATTGAAGATGTATTCAAAAATGCACTCGGAGAAAAAGTTACTAAATTATCAGTTGAAGGATTAAAAAATGAAAATACTCCAGCACTTATTTTAGTTTCAGAAGAATCAAGAAGAATGGCTCAAATGAGTAAGATGTATGCTGCATCAGGAATGAACTTCCCAGGTATGTTTGATGAAGAAAAGACTTTAGTTGTAAATAGCAAAAATGCTATCATTAAAAAACTTGTAGAAGTTTCTAAGGATGATGCTAAAAAAGATGAAGTTAAATTTATTTGTGAACATATTTTAGATTTAGCTAAGATTGCTAATAAAGAATTAGATGCAAATGAAATGGATGAGTTTATAAAGAGAAATAATGAGCTTTTAAGCAAAGTCATATTACTATAG
- a CDS encoding MFS transporter encodes MFNLKQNLTQYKGLPREIYILFIGRIINCIGSFVGPLMALILTQKFGMSAGESGTFIAFQSFLQGGGLLVGGKLVDSFGRKKIIVVFQSLGAIMLLLCGIMPISVLTAKMMMVSSCFYSMAMPAYDALNADVTNTKNRKLSYSLLYMGINLGFSIGPLIGGFLYKNYLSLVFIGDAITTLISMILIVMLIKEKKIVRNLEEDNLQEMNQLESAVEGSVFKVLLTRPILIVFGIITFFVQFTYAEWGFALPLQIGALFGSDGAKIYGLLGATNGIVVIIATPFLMRITKKISELNNIGLSSFIYIISFLIFGFITSIPLFFFGVIVMTFGEIIGATNSSTFIANNSPASHRGRLSSTLLIISGTGSSISPLVIGSIIDNYGIRQGYILTACSAMIAVMLVFLVNKSMFNEGYVKAE; translated from the coding sequence ATGTTTAATTTAAAGCAAAATTTAACACAATATAAAGGATTGCCTAGAGAAATATATATTCTTTTCATAGGTAGAATTATTAATTGTATTGGATCATTTGTTGGTCCCTTAATGGCACTTATTTTAACACAAAAATTTGGAATGTCAGCAGGGGAATCAGGAACTTTTATAGCATTTCAATCATTTCTTCAAGGGGGAGGCTTATTAGTAGGAGGAAAATTAGTAGATTCTTTTGGACGTAAAAAAATAATAGTTGTATTTCAATCATTAGGTGCTATTATGCTTTTACTGTGTGGAATTATGCCAATATCAGTTCTTACTGCTAAAATGATGATGGTATCTTCCTGCTTTTATTCAATGGCAATGCCAGCTTATGATGCTTTAAATGCAGATGTAACAAATACAAAAAATAGAAAATTATCATATTCGTTATTATACATGGGAATAAATTTAGGATTCTCTATAGGTCCATTAATCGGAGGGTTCTTATATAAAAATTATTTGTCATTGGTGTTTATAGGAGATGCAATTACAACGTTAATTTCAATGATTCTTATTGTAATGCTCATAAAAGAGAAAAAAATAGTTAGAAATTTAGAAGAGGATAATTTACAAGAAATGAATCAATTAGAAAGTGCTGTAGAGGGCTCTGTTTTTAAAGTTTTATTAACTAGACCAATCCTTATTGTATTTGGAATCATTACATTTTTTGTACAATTTACATATGCAGAGTGGGGATTTGCACTACCACTTCAAATTGGAGCATTATTTGGAAGTGATGGGGCTAAAATATATGGTTTACTAGGAGCAACAAATGGAATTGTAGTTATAATTGCAACTCCTTTTTTAATGAGGATAACTAAAAAAATATCGGAATTAAATAATATAGGGTTAAGTTCTTTTATATATATTATTTCATTTCTAATATTTGGATTTATAACTTCAATTCCATTGTTTTTCTTTGGAGTAATAGTCATGACTTTTGGGGAAATAATAGGGGCAACCAATTCATCTACATTTATTGCTAATAATTCTCCAGCTTCCCATAGAGGAAGGTTAAGTTCGACTTTATTAATAATATCAGGAACAGGATCTTCGATTTCACCTTTGGTTATAGGAAGTATAATAGATAATTATGGAATAAGGCAAGGATACATACTGACTGCATGTAGTGCTATGATTGCAGTTATGCTAGTATTTCTTGTAAATAAATCAATGTTTAATGAAGGCTATGTAAAAGCTGAATAG